In Candidatus Poribacteria bacterium, a single window of DNA contains:
- the rpsU gene encoding 30S ribosomal protein S21 codes for MPYVRATDGEDIDQVLRKFKKKCEKEELFKEIRRRLRYESRRERQRRRIHRLKRKRQAQLKKAAQKR; via the coding sequence ATGCCTTATGTGCGTGCTACAGATGGTGAGGATATCGATCAGGTGCTGAGGAAATTCAAGAAGAAATGTGAGAAGGAAGAGTTGTTCAAGGAGATCAGGCGAAGGCTGAGATATGAGAGTCGAAGGGAAAGGCAACGCAGGAGGATCCACCGCTTAAAAAGGAAACGACAGGCACAGCTTAAAAAGGCCGCACAAAAAAGATAG